The following are encoded in a window of Ranitomeya variabilis isolate aRanVar5 chromosome 8, aRanVar5.hap1, whole genome shotgun sequence genomic DNA:
- the SLC6A6 gene encoding sodium- and chloride-dependent taurine transporter → MSNKEKLQYLKDFHKDILKPFPGKSPGTRPEDEADGKPPQREKWASKIDFLLSVAGGFIGLGNVWRFPYLCYKNGGGAFLIPYFIFLFGGGLPVFFLEVVLGQFTSEGGITCWEKICPIFTGIGYASIVIVSLLNVYYIVILAWGVYYLFQSFQSQLPWALCHQLWNTPTCVEDTFRKNRTTWLSLNSTNFTSPVTEFWENKVLSLSKGIDDVGIVKWDLALCLLLTWVICFFCIWKGVRSTGKVVYFTATFPFIMLIVLLIRGVTLPGAAEGIKFYLYPDINRLADPQVWIDAGTQIFFSYAICLGAMTSLGSYNKYKYNCYRDCLLLGCLNSGTSFVSGFAIFSILGFMAQEQGVDIADVAESGPGLAFIAYPKAVSMMPLPSFWAILFFIMLLLLGLDSQFVEVEGQITSLVDLYPSFLRKGYRREIFIAIICFLSYLLGLTMVTEGGMYVFQLFDYYAASGVCLLWVAFFECIAVAWVYGADKLYDNIEDMIGYRPGPWMKWSWCAITPLLCVGCFIFSLAKYTPLTYNKYYTYPDWAIGLGWALALSSMLCIPLVVVFKVVRAEGSLIERIKLVTAPREINRWAQESEGSAPFCPDGGHMKPTHVIVETMM, encoded by the exons ATGTCCAACAAGGaaaagctgcagtatctgaaggaCTTTCACAAAGACATCCTAAAGCCGTTTCCAGGCAAGAGTCCGGGGACGCGGCCGGAGGATGAGGCGGATGGGAAGCCCCCGCAGAGGGAGAAGTGGGCCAGCAAGATCGACTTCCTGCTGTCAGTGGCCGGAGGCTTCATTGGTCTGGGCAATGTGTGGAGGTTCCCGTACCTCTGCTATAAGAACGGCGGAG GTGCTTTTTTAATCCCGTATTTCATCTTCCTGTTTGGAGGTGGGTTACCTGTGTTCTTCCTGGAGGTTGTTTTAGGACAGTTTACATCGGAGGGTGGAATCACCTGCTGGGAGAAGATCTGTCCAATCTTCACAG GAATCGGCTACGCCTCTATCGTCATCGTGTCTCTCCTCAACGTCTACTACATTGTCATCCTGGCCTGGGGGGTCTATTACTTGTTCCAGTCTTTCCAAAGTCAGCTGCCGTGGGCTCTGTGCCACCAGCTGTGGAACACCCCGACCTGCGTGGAGGACACGTTTCGGAAGAACAGGACCACGTGGTTGTCACTGAACTCCACCAACTTCACCTCCCCAGTGACAGAGTTCTGGGA GAATAAagttcttagtttatcaaagggaaTTGATGATGTTGGCATAGTGAAGTGGGACCTGGCGCTGTGCCTTCTGCTCACCTGGGTCATCTGCTTTTTCTGTATTTGGAAAGGTGTCCGCTCCACGGGGAAG GTCGTATATTTCACGGCCACGTTTCCGTTCATTATGCTTATCGTCTTGCTGATCCGTGGGGTCACCCTTCCCGGAGCCGCAGAAGGGATCAAATTTTATCTGTATCCAGACATCAATCGCTTAGCAGACCCTCAG GTCTGGATTGATGCCGGAACCCAGATTTTCTTCTCCTACGCCATCTGTCTAGGAGCCATGACGTCCCTGGGAAGTTACAACAAGTACAAGTACAACTGCTACAG GGACTGTTTGCTGCTGGGATGCCTCAACAGCGGTACCAGTTTTGTGTCTGGCTTCGCAATTTTTTCCATCCTGGGCTTCATGGCACAAGAGCAAGGGGTGGACATTGCAGATGTGGCAGAGTCAG GTCCTGGCCTGGCCTTCATCGCATACCCCAAAGCCGTCTCCATGATGCCTCTGCCCTCTTTCTGGGCTATCCTTTTCTTTATAATGCTTTTGTTGCTTGGATTAGATAGCCAG TTTGTTGAAGTTGAAGGacagatcacgtcattagttgatcTGTACCCGTCCTTCCTACGGAAGGGATACAGGCGAGAGATCTTCATCGCTATCATATGTTTCCTCAGCTATCTTCTGGGGTTAACTATGGTCACAGAG GGCGGCATGTATGTATTCCAACTTTTCGACTACTATGCAGCGAGCGGTGTCTGCCTCCTGTGGGTTGCATTCTTTGAATGTATTGCTGTAGCCTGGGTTTATG GCGCTGATAAATTATATGACAACATTGAGGACATGATCGGGTACCGTCCAGGACCGTGGATGAAGTGGAGCTGGTGTGCGATCACTCCGCTGCTCTGCGTG GGGTGCTTCATCTTCTCTTTAGCCAAATATACCCCTCTGACGTACAACAAGTATTACACGTATCCAGATTGGGCCATCGGGCTGGGCTGGGCCCTAGCTCTGTCCTCCATGCTGTGTATTCCATTGGTCGTGGTGTTTAAAGTCGTGCGCGCGGAAGGATCACTGATCGAG AGGATTAAGTTGGTGACAGCCCCAAGAGAGATAAATCGCTGGGCCCAGGAGTCGGAGGGGTCTGCACCTTTCTGTCCAGACGGAGGTCACATGAAGCCCACACACGTCATCGTGGAGACCATGATGTGA